The following proteins come from a genomic window of Streptococcus oralis:
- a CDS encoding TPM domain-containing protein: MMKKLLSFLLAVFLAFTLIGIVSADMSSQTLIYDEAGLLSSNEKSKLEEEAQAIYKEHQFKSYLLIADSYDDVTQYTTDFFKKGKEDAILLIIGKSKDYRTICYKGKAKELLGDFWDTFIKGVYHSNSSWYDSAHRSLTAIAAKFGPLKRLVDEADLLSDAEEKDLLSKLDEISERQKCDLVIVTVKDLGGKTPEAFADDYFDYNGYGQGEDHSGLLLLLSMKERDWHITTTGYAIRAFTDAGLEYMSDRFVPKLSNGEYEQAFSSFAELSDKFLTQAKTDKPYDKGNLPKEPLSWIWVPLSLGVGLVTAFVVVSSMAGQLKSVDPDVAATNYIVENSLTVTQAEEKFLYKTVDKVARPKESKSSSGGSSTHTSSSGRTHGGSGGKF, encoded by the coding sequence ATGATGAAAAAACTACTGTCATTCCTTCTTGCGGTTTTTCTCGCTTTTACCTTGATTGGGATTGTGTCAGCTGACATGTCAAGTCAAACTTTAATTTATGATGAGGCCGGCCTCCTATCATCCAATGAGAAAAGCAAACTAGAAGAAGAAGCACAAGCTATTTACAAAGAGCATCAGTTCAAATCTTATCTGCTCATTGCTGACTCTTATGATGATGTAACTCAATATACAACGGATTTCTTCAAGAAAGGGAAGGAAGATGCTATTCTTCTGATAATAGGGAAGTCTAAAGATTATAGAACTATCTGCTACAAGGGAAAAGCAAAAGAGCTTCTGGGAGATTTTTGGGATACCTTTATCAAAGGAGTTTATCATAGCAATAGTAGTTGGTATGACAGTGCCCACCGTAGTTTGACTGCTATTGCTGCTAAGTTTGGACCCCTGAAGCGTCTCGTGGATGAAGCGGATTTACTGAGTGATGCAGAAGAAAAAGATTTATTAAGTAAACTTGATGAGATTAGTGAGCGGCAGAAATGTGACCTTGTTATTGTGACTGTCAAGGATCTGGGAGGGAAGACACCAGAAGCCTTTGCAGATGATTATTTTGACTATAATGGTTATGGTCAGGGTGAGGACCATAGTGGTTTATTGTTGTTGTTAAGTATGAAGGAACGGGATTGGCATATCACCACAACAGGTTATGCGATTCGAGCATTTACCGATGCAGGTTTAGAATATATGTCTGATCGGTTCGTTCCGAAACTAAGCAACGGAGAATATGAGCAAGCATTTAGCAGTTTTGCAGAACTGAGCGATAAGTTCTTAACGCAGGCTAAGACAGATAAACCTTATGACAAAGGGAATCTTCCTAAGGAACCGCTAAGTTGGATATGGGTGCCCCTATCTCTAGGTGTAGGTCTTGTCACAGCCTTTGTAGTTGTTTCAAGTATGGCTGGTCAACTCAAAAGTGTGGATCCAGATGTGGCAGCGACAAATTATATTGTAGAAAATAGTCTCACTGTCACTCAAGCAGAAGAAAAGTTTCTATATAAAACGGTTGATAAGGTGGCGCGTCCCAAAGAGAGCAAATCTTCTTCTGGAGGTAGCAGTACTCATACATCTTCATCAGGAAGAACTCACGGTGGTTCAGGAGGCAAGTTTTGA
- the rnc gene encoding ribonuclease III has product MKELQTVLKKRFAIEFADKNLLETAFTHTSYANEHRLLKISHNERLEFLGDAVLQLLISEYLYKKYPKKPEGDLSKLRAMIVREESLAGFARDCQFDQFIKLGKGEEKSGGRNRDTILGDAFEAFLGALLLDKDVARVKEFIYQVMIPKVEAGDFEMIKDYKTHLQELLQVNGDVDIRYQVTSETGPAHDKVFDVEVLVEGKSIGKGQGRSKKLAEQEAAKNAVEKGLDSCI; this is encoded by the coding sequence ATGAAAGAATTACAAACTGTACTGAAGAAGCGTTTTGCAATCGAATTTGCAGACAAAAACTTACTGGAAACGGCCTTTACTCATACAAGTTATGCCAATGAGCACCGCCTCTTAAAAATTTCACACAATGAGCGCTTGGAATTTTTAGGAGACGCTGTTCTGCAATTATTGATTTCAGAGTATCTGTATAAAAAATATCCTAAGAAGCCAGAGGGTGACTTATCAAAACTCCGTGCCATGATTGTCCGTGAGGAGAGTTTAGCTGGTTTTGCGCGTGATTGCCAGTTTGATCAGTTTATCAAGCTGGGGAAAGGGGAAGAAAAGTCTGGTGGGCGCAATCGTGACACCATTCTTGGAGATGCCTTTGAAGCCTTTCTGGGTGCTTTGCTTTTAGACAAGGATGTGGCTAGGGTAAAAGAGTTTATCTATCAGGTTATGATTCCCAAGGTTGAAGCAGGTGACTTTGAAATGATTAAGGATTATAAGACACATCTGCAAGAGTTGCTCCAGGTCAATGGAGATGTAGATATTCGCTACCAGGTGACCTCTGAAACGGGACCTGCTCATGATAAGGTTTTTGATGTAGAAGTCCTGGTTGAAGGTAAGAGTATTGGAAAAGGTCAAGGGCGTTCTAAAAAATTGGCAGAGCAAGAGGCCGCAAAAAATGCAGTTGAGAAGGGGCTGGATTCATGTATTTAA
- a CDS encoding SPFH domain-containing protein has protein sequence MGLIKAGLGAVGGVLADQWKEFFYCESMDKSVMVVKGQKRVSGRSSNTKGSDNIISNGSGIAVADGQCMMIVEQGKVVEVCAEPGEFTYDASSEPSIFTGNLGNSIKDTFKQIGKRFTYGGDTGKDQRVYYFNTKELIDNKFGTPNPIPFRVVDSKIGLDLDVSVRCSGVYSYKIVDPLLFYTNVCGNVEREYLREEIDSQLKTEFISALQPSFAKLSDMELRPNQIVSHNTELENALNETLSEKWGQLRGLKVISIALGSVTLPEEDAEMIKQAQRTAIMKDPTMAAATLVGAQADAMKAAASNEAGAMTGFMGFGMAANAGGGMNAQNLFAMGQEQAANQAQATNQAATATPNVNKWICPNGHEAMGKFCPECGSPKPVDNNWTCSCGTPNTGKFCSNCGSPKPAVHQVKHCSNCGWKVPDSGQAPKFCPECGSTF, from the coding sequence ATGGGACTTATCAAAGCAGGTCTAGGAGCTGTAGGTGGTGTATTAGCCGATCAATGGAAAGAATTTTTCTATTGTGAGTCTATGGACAAATCTGTCATGGTTGTCAAGGGGCAAAAGCGGGTCTCGGGTCGATCATCCAATACTAAGGGCAGTGATAATATTATTTCCAATGGTTCAGGTATTGCGGTAGCTGATGGTCAGTGTATGATGATTGTTGAGCAAGGTAAGGTTGTAGAGGTTTGTGCCGAACCAGGTGAGTTCACTTATGATGCCTCCAGTGAACCAAGTATTTTTACAGGAAATCTTGGAAATTCTATCAAGGATACTTTCAAACAAATTGGGAAACGTTTCACTTATGGTGGCGATACTGGCAAAGATCAGCGTGTGTATTATTTCAATACAAAAGAATTAATTGATAATAAATTCGGTACACCAAACCCAATTCCATTTCGTGTGGTAGATTCTAAGATTGGTTTAGACCTTGACGTTTCTGTTCGATGCTCAGGTGTTTATTCTTACAAGATCGTTGACCCACTTTTGTTTTATACAAATGTTTGTGGAAATGTTGAAAGAGAGTATTTGCGTGAAGAAATTGACTCACAGTTGAAAACTGAATTTATCAGCGCCTTGCAACCTTCTTTTGCTAAGTTATCTGATATGGAATTGAGACCGAATCAAATTGTCAGCCACAATACAGAATTAGAAAATGCCCTCAATGAAACTCTCTCAGAAAAATGGGGTCAACTTCGTGGTCTTAAAGTCATTAGCATTGCACTCGGTTCTGTTACTCTCCCAGAAGAAGATGCCGAAATGATTAAGCAGGCTCAACGTACTGCTATTATGAAAGATCCGACTATGGCGGCCGCAACCTTAGTTGGTGCACAGGCAGACGCTATGAAGGCAGCCGCAAGCAATGAAGCAGGAGCTATGACTGGCTTTATGGGCTTTGGCATGGCAGCCAATGCAGGCGGTGGCATGAATGCACAAAATCTCTTTGCTATGGGACAAGAACAGGCTGCTAACCAAGCACAAGCAACCAATCAAGCAGCAACTGCCACTCCGAATGTCAATAAGTGGATCTGTCCAAATGGACATGAGGCTATGGGCAAATTCTGTCCGGAGTGTGGCAGTCCAAAACCGGTGGACAATAATTGGACTTGTTCATGTGGTACACCAAATACAGGTAAATTCTGTTCAAATTGTGGAAGTCCAAAACCTGCAGTTCATCAAGTAAAACACTGTAGTAACTGTGGTTGGAAAGTTCCAGATTCTGGCCAGGCACCGAAATTCTGTCCTGAATGCGGGTCAACGTTTTAG
- the smc gene encoding chromosome segregation protein SMC: protein MYLKEIEIQGFKSFADKTKVVFDQGVTAVVGPNGSGKSNITESLRWALGESSVKSLRGGKMPDVIFAGTESRKPLNYASVVVTLDNEDGFIKDAGQVIKVERHIYRSGDSEYRIDGKKVRLRDVHDLFLDTGLGRDSFSIISQGKVEEIFNSKPEERRAIFEEAAGVLKYKTRRKETESKLQQTQDNLDRLEDIIYELDNQIKPLAKQAENARKFLDLDGQRKAIYLDVLVAQIKENKAELELTEEELTQVQELLTSYYQKREELEEENQTLKKKRQDLQAQMSKDQGSLMDLTNLISDLERKLALSKLESEQVALNQQEAQARLTTLEDKRKTLSTEKTEKEANLAQLEEELAENNKELNRLEAELLAFSDDPDQMIELLRERFVALLQEEADVSNQLTRIENELENSRQLSQKQADQLEKLKEQLATAKKKASQQKSELETAKEQVQRLLADYQASAKEQDDQKVSYQAQQSQLFDRLDSLKNKQARAQSLENILRNHSNFYAGVKSVLQEKDRLGGIIGAVSEHLTFDVHYQTALEIALGLSSQHIIVEDEKAATKAIDFLKRNRAGRATFLPLTTIKARAISSQNQDAIAASPGFLGMADDLVSFDKRLEAIFKNLLATTAIFDTVEHARAAARQVRYQVRMVTLDGTELRTGGSYAGGANRQNNSIFIKPELEQLQKEIAEEEASLRKDEESLKILQDEMVVLTERLEAIKSQGEQARIQEQGLYLAYQQTNQQVEELETLWKLQEEELNRLTEEDWQADKEKCQERLATIASEKQNLEAEIEEIKSNKNAIQERYQNLQEQVAQARLLKSELQGQKRYEVTDIERLGKELDNLDIEQEEIQRLLQEKVDNLEKVDTDLLSQQAEEAKTQKTNLQQGLIRKQFELDDIEGQLDDIASHLDQARQQNEEWIRKQTRAEAKKEKVSERLRYLQAQLTEQYQISYTEALEKAHELENLNLAEQEVKDLEKAIRSLGPVNLDAIEQYEEVHNRLDFLNSQRDDILSAKNLLLETITEMNDEVKERFKSTFEAIRESFKVTFRQMFGGGQADLILTEGDLLTAGVEISVQPPGKKIQSLNLMSGGEKALSALALLFSIIRVKTIPFVILDEVEAALDEANVKRFGDYLNRFDKDSQFIVVTHRKGTMAAADSIYGVTMQESGVSKIVSVKLKDLEETID from the coding sequence ATGTATTTAAAGGAAATTGAGATTCAGGGATTCAAGTCCTTTGCTGACAAGACAAAGGTCGTTTTTGACCAAGGTGTGACAGCTGTCGTTGGGCCTAATGGTTCTGGGAAGTCAAACATCACAGAAAGTCTGCGATGGGCCTTGGGAGAGTCCAGTGTTAAGAGCCTTCGTGGTGGCAAGATGCCCGACGTTATCTTTGCTGGAACTGAAAGTCGCAAACCACTCAATTATGCTTCGGTTGTCGTGACTTTGGATAATGAAGATGGTTTTATCAAGGATGCAGGGCAAGTCATTAAGGTAGAACGCCATATCTATCGTAGTGGTGATAGCGAGTATCGAATTGATGGTAAAAAAGTCCGTCTTCGTGATGTACATGACCTTTTCTTGGATACGGGATTGGGACGAGATTCCTTCTCTATTATTTCCCAAGGGAAGGTTGAGGAGATTTTTAATTCCAAGCCTGAAGAACGTCGAGCTATTTTTGAAGAAGCAGCTGGAGTTTTAAAATACAAGACTCGTCGAAAAGAAACAGAGAGCAAACTGCAACAAACTCAGGACAATCTAGACCGTTTAGAGGATATTATCTATGAGTTGGACAATCAAATCAAGCCTCTGGCAAAACAAGCTGAGAATGCTCGGAAGTTTCTCGACTTGGATGGTCAACGCAAGGCTATTTACTTGGATGTTTTGGTCGCTCAGATTAAGGAAAACAAGGCTGAACTAGAGCTGACGGAAGAAGAACTAACTCAGGTTCAGGAACTTTTGACTAGTTATTATCAAAAGCGTGAAGAGTTAGAAGAAGAAAATCAAACTCTTAAAAAGAAACGCCAAGATCTCCAAGCTCAAATGTCCAAAGACCAAGGAAGTTTGATGGATCTGACGAATCTGATCAGTGATTTAGAACGAAAATTAGCCCTATCAAAACTGGAGTCCGAGCAGGTGGCCCTCAATCAACAAGAAGCACAAGCACGTTTGACTACTTTGGAAGACAAGAGAAAGACTCTAAGTACAGAGAAGACTGAAAAAGAAGCAAATCTGGCACAGTTAGAGGAAGAACTAGCTGAAAATAACAAGGAACTCAATCGTTTAGAAGCAGAATTGCTAGCTTTTTCAGATGATCCTGACCAGATGATCGAGCTCTTACGCGAACGCTTTGTCGCTCTTTTACAAGAAGAAGCGGATGTCTCAAACCAACTGACCCGCATCGAGAATGAACTAGAGAACAGCCGTCAGCTATCTCAAAAACAAGCAGATCAACTTGAGAAACTGAAAGAACAATTGGCTACAGCTAAAAAGAAAGCAAGTCAGCAAAAGTCAGAGCTTGAAACTGCCAAGGAGCAGGTTCAGAGATTATTGGCTGACTACCAAGCTAGTGCCAAGGAACAAGATGATCAGAAAGTTTCTTACCAAGCTCAGCAGAGCCAACTCTTTGACCGTCTGGATAGTCTCAAAAATAAGCAGGCTAGAGCCCAAAGTTTAGAGAATATCCTTAGAAATCATAGTAACTTTTACGCGGGTGTTAAGAGTGTTCTCCAAGAAAAAGACCGCTTAGGTGGGATAATTGGTGCGGTTAGTGAACATCTGACTTTTGATGTGCACTATCAAACTGCCCTAGAAATTGCGCTTGGATTAAGCAGTCAGCACATCATCGTAGAAGATGAAAAAGCGGCAACTAAGGCAATTGATTTCCTCAAGCGCAACAGAGCTGGTCGTGCGACCTTCCTTCCATTGACGACTATCAAGGCTCGTGCGATTTCTAGTCAGAATCAAGATGCTATCGCAGCAAGTCCAGGCTTCCTTGGTATGGCTGATGACTTGGTGTCGTTTGACAAGAGATTAGAAGCCATTTTCAAGAACTTGCTAGCCACAACGGCTATCTTTGATACTGTAGAACATGCGCGTGCCGCAGCTCGCCAAGTTCGTTACCAAGTTCGTATGGTGACACTGGATGGGACAGAGTTGCGTACAGGTGGTTCCTATGCAGGTGGTGCCAATCGCCAGAATAACAGTATCTTCATCAAGCCAGAACTAGAGCAATTACAAAAAGAAATTGCTGAGGAAGAAGCGAGCTTGCGTAAAGATGAAGAAAGTTTGAAGATATTGCAAGATGAGATGGTAGTATTGACAGAAAGATTAGAAGCCATCAAATCACAAGGTGAGCAAGCTCGTATTCAGGAGCAAGGCTTGTACCTTGCTTATCAACAAACCAATCAGCAAGTGGAAGAGTTAGAAACTCTTTGGAAACTTCAAGAAGAGGAATTAAATCGCCTTACTGAAGAAGATTGGCAAGCAGACAAGGAAAAATGCCAAGAGCGCCTTGCTACCATTGCCAGTGAAAAGCAAAATCTAGAAGCTGAGATTGAAGAGATTAAGTCCAATAAAAACGCTATTCAAGAACGCTATCAAAACTTGCAGGAACAAGTAGCGCAAGCGCGCTTGCTTAAGTCAGAACTGCAAGGACAAAAGCGGTACGAAGTGACTGATATTGAACGCTTAGGCAAGGAACTGGATAATCTGGATATCGAGCAAGAGGAAATCCAGCGTCTTCTCCAAGAAAAGGTTGATAATCTTGAGAAGGTTGATACGGATCTGCTAAGTCAGCAGGCGGAAGAGGCCAAAACTCAGAAAACAAACCTCCAACAAGGTTTGATTCGCAAGCAGTTTGAGTTGGATGATATCGAAGGCCAGCTGGATGATATTGCCAGCCATTTGGATCAAGCTCGTCAGCAAAATGAAGAGTGGATTCGCAAACAAACACGTGCTGAAGCCAAGAAAGAAAAGGTCAGCGAACGATTGCGCTATCTACAAGCTCAATTAACTGAGCAGTATCAGATCAGCTATACCGAGGCTCTAGAAAAAGCACATGAGTTGGAAAATCTCAATCTGGCAGAGCAAGAGGTTAAAGATCTTGAGAAGGCTATTCGTTCTCTCGGCCCTGTCAACTTGGATGCTATTGAACAGTACGAAGAAGTCCACAACCGTTTGGATTTCCTCAATAGCCAACGAGATGATATTTTGTCTGCTAAAAACCTGCTCCTTGAGACCATCACAGAGATGAATGATGAGGTTAAGGAACGCTTTAAATCAACCTTTGAGGCTATTCGTGAGTCCTTTAAAGTGACCTTTAGACAGATGTTTGGTGGAGGTCAGGCAGATTTGATATTAACTGAGGGCGATCTTTTAACAGCTGGTGTAGAGATTTCTGT
- a CDS encoding GMP reductase produces the protein MLNEFPIFDYEDIQLIPNKCVIKSRSEADTSITFGKHTFKLPVVPANMQTILDENVAEQLAKGGYFYIMHRFDEAGRIPFIKRMHDQGLIASISVGVKDYEYDFVSQLKADAPEYITIDIAHGHADSVISMIQHIKKELPDTFVIAGNVGTPEAVRELENAGADATKVGIGPGKVCITKVKTGFGTGGWQLAALRWCAKAARKPIIADGGIRTHGDIAKSIRFGASMVMIGSLFAGHIESPGKTIEVDGEQFKEYYGSASQYQKGAYKNVEGKRILLPAKGHLQDTLTEMEQDLQSAISYAGGRKVADLKHVDYVIVKNSIWNGDASH, from the coding sequence ATGTTAAATGAATTTCCAATTTTTGATTACGAAGATATTCAGTTGATCCCAAATAAATGTGTCATTAAAAGCCGTTCAGAAGCGGATACAAGCATTACGTTTGGAAAACACACTTTTAAACTACCTGTTGTGCCAGCAAATATGCAGACGATTTTGGATGAGAACGTAGCAGAGCAACTTGCTAAAGGCGGTTACTTTTACATTATGCACCGTTTTGATGAAGCGGGGCGCATTCCTTTTATCAAGCGCATGCACGATCAAGGGCTCATTGCTTCCATTTCTGTTGGTGTCAAGGATTACGAGTATGACTTTGTTAGCCAGCTCAAGGCTGATGCTCCTGAGTATATCACGATTGATATTGCCCATGGTCATGCGGATAGCGTGATTTCTATGATTCAACACATCAAGAAAGAATTACCAGATACTTTTGTCATTGCTGGAAATGTGGGCACACCAGAAGCTGTGCGTGAATTGGAAAATGCTGGTGCCGATGCTACTAAGGTTGGAATCGGTCCTGGTAAGGTTTGTATCACCAAGGTCAAGACTGGTTTTGGGACAGGTGGTTGGCAGTTGGCTGCTCTTCGCTGGTGTGCAAAAGCTGCTCGCAAACCGATTATTGCTGATGGTGGGATTCGTACACACGGTGACATTGCCAAGTCTATCCGTTTCGGTGCTAGCATGGTCATGATTGGTTCCCTTTTTGCAGGACACATCGAAAGCCCAGGGAAAACGATTGAAGTCGATGGCGAACAGTTCAAAGAATACTATGGTTCAGCTTCTCAATACCAAAAAGGAGCTTATAAAAACGTGGAAGGCAAACGCATCTTACTGCCTGCTAAAGGGCATTTGCAAGACACCCTTACTGAGATGGAGCAGGATTTGCAAAGTGCCATTTCCTACGCAGGTGGACGCAAGGTAGCTGACCTCAAGCACGTTGATTATGTTATCGTGAAAAACTCTATCTGGAATGGGGATGCTTCTCACTAA